Genomic window (Fibrobacterota bacterium):
TGCGGAACTGGTCGTGATGTAGGCTTCCGAAATTCCCGTTTTTATGGGAACAATCGGGCAATCAAATTAATTGGTTCCCAATTATTAGCAATTCCTACCTCTTCCCGCCTTGGCGGCCCATCTAAACATTACGCTTCGACGCTGTCGTTGACCCATTCTTAATTCCGATATTCGATCGGTAACGTTTCCATTTATATTTCCTACTGCCATTTCGTCCTGCGATTTCAACAGCTTGCTCTTTAAATCTTCGCGAAGGAATCTGACAGCATGGATCTTGAATTAATGGATTTTAATTGGAGAGTAGAAGAATATCGGGCTTTACGTGCCGAAATACTGGCGAATGAGGACTATCAAAAAAATCTGGTCATCTGGGGGACCACAATACTCGCGGGAGCCCTCGGAGTGATGTTCAAATCGGAATGCAAAGATTTCCGATTCATTCTTGTCTTTCTTACGAATTTATTGGCGTGCAGCTTTTGGCTAACTTGGGCAAAGTTGACTTCCATCACAGAATCCATCGGCACTTATATTTGGCTTTACCATGAGAAAGTAAGCCCGATGAACTGGGAACTCTTTCAGAGAATCGGGACGTTCCAAACGGGAAAAGAGAATGTTATCGACGAAGGCCTAGGTTCCGGGAATCCCGCGATCAAAGGCTTTTTGGGAATATTCTCGATTGGGGCCACGTCGGTCCCATTTATGGTTGTCGCCTTTTTGACACTTTGTCTGCTGTATATGTCTCCGCCAGATATTTTGATTTGGCCTGTGAAAATGACCTCTCATCATCTAGGTCTAGTCATACTTTTCCGAATCTTCTCCCTCTTTCTCTTTATTCTAACCACCGCGTTTGTGGTTCTCATGTTTGCGGAAATTCGGCCGGATAAAAAAAAGGACAAGACCGGGAGCCAATTGCTCAGGTGTGAAAGGTTCCGATTCCGTGACGCGTGGTACTTGCTGAAAAAAAGATGGCCCTTATTTCAGATCTATAGAAATGAGGTCCCAAATAACCTTTAAAGGGATACGAAGAGGCCTCGCTACAACGAGAAGTTAATTATGCAGGCCCCGAGCGCCGCTGAGATCAGAAGTGCTTCAGCGGCGACTTGCCAATCGCGAACACGTTGAAACCCAGCTTGAACAACTTCCTGTGATCCAGGATATTGCGCCCGTCGAATAGGAAGGCGGGCTGAGGCATCGATTTCAGGATGCGCTCGTAGTCGAGATCCTGGTACTGCTTCCACTCCGTCATGATCGCGATGGCATGCGCGCCTTCCGCCGCCTTGTAGGGATCCGTTTCAAAGGTCACGCCGGACTTCACGTCCTTTAGATCCTCCCTCGCATGCGGGATGGCCTTGGGATCGGTTATGATGACCTCGGCGCGCTCTTCCAGCAGTCCGCGCGTGATGGCCAGGGCAGGGGACTCGCGGGTGTCCCCGGTATTGGCCTTGAAGGCGAAGCCGAACAGGGCGATGCGCTTGCCCGCCACGGTATTGAACATGTTCATTAGCATGTTCTGGATGAAGCGCTTCTGCTGCCACTGGTTCAGCTTAACCACGGACTCCCAGTAATCGGCTACCTCGTGCAGGCCGTAGCTGTGGCAAATGTAAACCAGGTTAAGGATATCCTTTTGGAAGCAGGAGCCGCCGAAACCTACGCTGGCCCTCAGGAACCGCGGCCCGATGCGGGAGTCGGTGCCGATGGCGTAGGCCACTTCGTCGACGTCGGCTTCGGTGCGTTCGCATAAGGCGGAGATGGAATTGATGGACGAAATGCGCTGGGCCAGGAAGGCGTTGGCGGTGAGCTTGGAGAGTTCCGCGCTCCACACGTTGGACTCGAGGATATTCGCGCGGGGTACCCAGTGGGCGTAGATGTCCACCACTTCCTTGCGCGCCTTCAGCCCTTCCGGGGTTTCGCGCGAACCGATCAAAACCCGATCCGGTTTTTCCAGGTCCTGCATGGCGCTGCCTTCCGCCAGGAACTCGGGATTGGACAGCACTTCGAAATGAATCCCTTTGCTATTGGCGTTGAGGATGCGCTCCATGGCCTCGGCGGTGCGTACCGGCAGGGTCGACTTCTCGATGATGATCTTGTTGCTGTCGGAGTTCGCCAGGATCTGGCGGGCGGTCTTCTCCCAGTATTGCAAGTCCGCCGCCTTGCCCGCCCCTTGCCCGAACGTCTTCGTCGGCGTGTTCACCGATACGAAGATGATATCCGCCTCGCGGATGCCCCGATCGGTTTCGGTCGAGAAGAAGAGGTTGCGGCCGCGCGCCTTTACCACCACCTCGTCGAGGCCGGGCTCGTAGATAGGGATGTTCGGGCTGTTCCAGGCATCGATCCGCTCTTTGTTGATGTCCACCACCGTGACCTTATAGGACGGGCACTTCTCGGCGATCTTGGTCATGGTGGGGCCGCCAACGTAGCCGGCGCCGATGCACAGGATGTTTTTCTCGAACTTCATCAGGTCTCCGCGGGGAAGAAGTGCATAGAAATACGATTGACTGCCGGAAATTTCAAGGATTTCGGACCCGAATCAAGGTGGATCCCGGATTACCCGGCTCGGGCCGTACGGCCGCGATCCGGCTTTTCCAGACGCTTTCCAGCTTGCGGCGCAGGGCGCCTTTGATGGAGTCGGACGCGCCGGAGCTATGGCCGTGGATCACCCGCAGGCTGCCGCCAGACGGGGTCCAGCGCGCGAGGGCCAATTCCACTTGAGCCATGGCTTCGGCGATGGAAAGCCCATGGAGGTCGAGCTCTTCATCGACCTCGATCAGTAGCCTCGCCGGGCCCTTGCCGTCGAGCGGGTCCTTGCGTTTGCCCGGCTTACGGCTCATGGCCGCTCCCGCTGTCGGGAAGCAAGGCCTCCACGGTGGCGAAGAAGTCATGGTGCGGGTCCCAGGCTTCCGCGCCTTCGCGGCTTCCGTACTTCCCTCCCGAATTCTGGAAGCCCAGCTTACGGGTAAGCGACCGCAGGAAGCGTACGCAAGGCTGCCGTTTCTCGACGCGGTCCAGGCTGTCCCAACTCGCGCGCATCTCGCGCTTAAGGAAATCGGGATAATGCACGCGCTCCCCGGATTTACGGAGCCACATGATGTCGCCCAGCATGCGGTAGCGCGCGTCCCCGGAGCCTTGCAGGGCGAGTTGGGTCAGGATTTCCGCGTCCATCTCGCGCGTGAATCCCTTGGCATGGGCCGATTCGTGGCAAATGCCGATCAGGCGCCAGTAGCGCGGGGCGGGATGGGCTTCGGGAGGCACCATAGCCAACTCGCCGTAAAAAGGATCGTGGAACGCGGGCCCGCCGTAGCTCAATCCCAAAAGGGTGGTGAGCGGGCCCATCGGTTTCATCCGCCCTACGCTTCTTCCGGGGGGGAGGTCCAATCGCGCCAGCACGGTGTCGAGCCGCAGATTGCATCCCGCCAGGATCTCGCGTTCGCTTAGGGACTCGTACCATGCAGGGGAAAACGTGCGCAGCAAGCGCTCTTCGCGCCGCTCGAGGTCGCGATGGAACCGGTCGTAAGGAAGGGCCGGGGCCGGGAACTGCCTGGCCAGGGGACGACGCCAAGCGGTGGGGGCAAGGCTCATGGGGAAAGCGCCTTGGCCCATCGCCATGCACGCCAGGATCACCGGGCCGCAGGCCAAGGGGACGAAGATGGCGCGATGCGCGCGCAGCGCGCGCCAACGTCCCAGGACCGCGGCGATAAGCAAGACAGCCCCGCATGCGAGGCCCAGCCATACGGTCAATTCCACCAGGGAAAATGGGATCCGATCGACCAGCGCGCCTTTGGCGCGCGACAAGGGCAATCCGATCGAGCGCCAGTACGCTGTGAAAAGGGACGTCACGTCCCCAAAATAGCAAAGGCCGCCGAGGTAACGCGAAAGATACGGATCGGAGCGGGCTTAGGACCAGCCGAGGACGCGGAAACCGGCGTCGAGGTAGGGGACGTAATCCGCGACGGCTTCCTCCAGCCCCCGGATCGGCGCCGCGTACCCGGCGGCGCGAAGCTTGGCGATACCGGCCTGGGTCCGGTATTGATAGGTATCCCGGATGGATTCGGGCATGGGAACGAATTCCACCCTGGGCTCCTGTCCCAACTCCCGGAACAAGGCTCGGGCCAGGTCCAGCCAGGTGCGCGCCTGCCCGCTTCCCACGTTGTAGATCCCTCCCGGCGCGGCCGGATCCAGAAAATGCAAAGCCGCGTCCACGGCGTCCTTCACGTAGAGGAAATCCCGCAGTTGCAGGCCGTCCCCGTAATCCGGGCGATGGGATTTGAAAAGGCGCACCGCGGCGCCCTCCCGGATCTGGAGATAGGCTTTCGCCACCATGCTCATCATGTCGCCCTTATGGTATTCGTTAGGCCCGAAGACATTGAAGAACTTCAGGCCCACCACGCGATCCAGGTTCCCGTGGCGCAGGTTCCACAAATCGAACATGTGTTTGGAATGGCCGTAGGGGTTGAGCGGCCGCAGGGAAGCCAGCAAGACATGATCGTCGCGGTATCCCTGGCTTCCGTCGCCGTACGTGGCCGCGGAAGAAGCATAAACCAGGCGGATGGGCCGGGGCCGATCCAAGCACCATTCGGCCAGCGCCTTGCTGTACTCGAAATTGTTGCGGGTCAGGTAGCCCGCGTCCGTCTCGGTGGTCGAGGAGCACGCTCCCATGTGGAAGACCGCTTCCACCTCCACGTCGTCCAGGCTTCCGGCCCGTAACGTCTCCAGGAAATCGAGCTTGTCCGCGTAGTCCTGGTATGCCAAAGGCACGAGGTTCTTCCACTTCGAGCTTTTATCAAGCTCGTCCACCAAAAGCAGGTTGGTGCGGCCGACCTGATTCAAGCGCCAGGCCAGGGCGCTGCCGATGAATCCGGCCGCTCCCGTCACGATGATCAAGGGTTGCTTTGCCACAGGGCAATTATGTTTATTTTCGGGGGTCGCAACAAGCAAGGAGTCGGCGCACGATGACCAGGAAAGAAAAAGCGCAGGGTATCATGGCGTTCCTGGACCGCTTATACCCCAATCCGCCCATCCCGCTTTACCATACCAATCCATATACCCTATGCATCGCGGTATTGCTTTCGGCGCACACCACCGATAAGTCGGTCAACGCCGCCACGCCCGCCCTTTTCGACCTGGCGGATAACCCGAAGGCCATGGTGAAGCTCGGTCCCGAAAAGATCCGCGCCCTGATCCAGAAGGTGGGGCTCTCCAACACCAAGAGCCGCAATGTCTGGAACCTGTCGCGTATCCTTTTGGAGAAGCATGGGGGCGAACTGCCACGGAACTTCGAAGAGCTGGAAGAGCTGCCCGGGGTGGGGCATAAGACCGCCTCCGTGGTCATGTGCCAGGCATTCGGGGTTCCGGCCTTCCCCGTCGACACCCATATCCACCGGCTGGCCCAGCGCTGGGGGCTTTCCGACGGTCGCACGGTGGAGAAGACCGAAGCGGATCTGAAGGCGGTCTTCCCGAAGGAGAAGTGGACCAAGCTCCACTTGCAAATCATTTATTACGGCAGGGAATACTGCCCGGCCCGGAACCATGACCTGGCAAAGTGCCCCCTTTGCGAACGTTTCGGGACCGCCCTCGTCAAGAAGGCGTCCCGCGTTCGTAAGAAGATCCCGACCTGCCCCGTCCATGCCCGATGAATTCGACGGTCATCCGTTTCTATTTTTAACGATCCTACCGCTTGGTTAGATTGCAAGATTTCAGCATTTTAGCCATTTTTCGGATGGCCCTAAGCAGGGAATCCACCGGGAGACATCCTTTGCCTTTTCGCATCTCACTTCTAGCCGCTCTAGTTTGCTGGATAGGCGTTTCCGCCCGCGCGGACGAGAAGATCATCACGGGGGGATATGATCTCAATACATTGTCGAGCTCCCTGTCCTCATCCAACAGGATCCTCAACGTTCGCATCGACAATTACGCCAATCCCGGCGAGCTGAAGATCACCCCTGCCGCGAACGCTCTGGACACCATCCTCCTGCATCGCTTTTCCTCCGATTCCGATGGCGTAATCAAGGTGGATTCCACCTTCATCGATGCCAAAGGTTTTACCGGCACCTTGATCCTGAAGAACCTGGCCTTCCGCTTGACCAAATCGAGGGCGGTCCTGATCGCGGGCTTCGATCTGAACCAGCCCAACAATCATCTCACCCTGGATTCCTGTACCCTCTATGCAGACACCCTGGACGGCCTTTTCCTGAGCTGGCAGGGCGATACCGCCTCCCGCGTGGACATCCGGAACAGCTGGTTCGTGGCGCGCGGCAGTACGACCAACACGGCGAGCATCCAAATCGCGACGGGAAGCGTTTCCCTCTCCAATTGCCTATTCAATTTCGCCGGTACGATCAATGGATCGTCCATCTCCAAACGCTTCGATGCCTTCTCGAACACGGCCAATCGGGTGCAATTCAAGCTGAGCGGGAACCCGGTAGGCGGCGTGGACCCCAGCTATTCTTTCGCGCAGAATCTCATCGCGTTTCATGGGACCGTGAATACCTTGGGCGGGGATCCTTACTACGTCCTGAATGCCTTGGGATTCAGCGATCCCCGCTCCAGCATCCAGGGCAATCGCATATACTCGGTCTGGAAAGGTTTCGATGCGCCCAGCGGGACCAAGGGCAAGGCCGGGCTCACGTCCATGGATTCCGTTTATGACGGAAAGGCATCCAGTGAACTCTGGGATTGGTATACGGACGCCAAGGATCCCTTGACGGGATTGCTTTCCGGCAACTCCACCTTGCGGCGCTACAACGTTCTCCCGGGAAGGACCTTCGTTGATACCCTCATCGGCGCGGATTCGCTCCGCGTCAACTTCAAGTCCGCGGATTTCCCCCGCATGTTCCGCTGGAACATGGGCGCGGCGCCGGACCTGCTGGATTCCGCCTATCGGCCCCTCGCGGTCCTTCCCGGAAGGCTCTCCTTCGGCCCGTTCCAAGTGGACAGCATCCGGGACAATGCCATCGCCGAATTCGGAAAACCCATCCTGCTGGACCAATCTTCCGGGAACCTGTTCCTGCCCCAAGCGAGCACGTCAAGGTACAATGGCACGAGCGTTTTCCAGAACCGGACGCCTCAGGCGCGCGTTTACGCTTTGGTCGATTCCGGGAATACCCCGCGCGGCTTCGCCGTGGAGCCCTTCCTGCCGACCGCGGAGAAGTTCGAGCATATCCGCTTTTTGCGGGTCGTCGAAGCGGGCGAGACCATCCTGAAAACTCCCGCGAACGAGAACATGCCGGATAGCTTACGCTACCTGAAGCGGGTCTTCGGATTCGGGACTTCCGCCAACGCGCCCGGCCAGGTCACCTTCTCTTCCAAGTTGAATACGATCGTCCCATGGTCCAAGCAAAGCGAAGGCGCCTGGTTCTGGTATTGGAGGGCCAAGGACACCCTGATACCCGTTACTGGAGGGGTTATCTGGGGCGATTCGCTGCTATATGGCTCATTCAACTATCAGAACCATGACAGTTCCTTCTTTGCATACCTCGTCGAAAAATTGTCGGTACATGCGGGTGCGACCACGAAAACCATCCCGGGGGCTACCTTGCTTTCCGGGTCCGCATCGGGTTACCAGCTTTATATCGATTCTTCGGTGGTGGACCCCGGGCGCTTCGGTTCCCCGACCAAGGGCTATAAGTTCGCCTGGACCGGGCGCGGCGCGAACGATTCCTTGTTCCTCATCCTCAAGTCCCCGGCGCCGGAAGCCCAGGCTTTCGCGCAAGTCCCCGGCAAGGCTGATGCGGATCTGCTTCCGTTGACGGCGGACTCCCTGGGGAATTTCAGGATCCCCATCGGCCCGGACGATTCGGGAAAAGTCTTTTTCGCCGGGGCGAAGTATAACGTACTGGCGGCCACGCCCTTCAGCGGAATCGTGAACGGCGTGTCCGTCGGCGGCCTTTACTCCACGACTCCGGGAATGCTCGCCTACCGGGATCTTTCCCAGTCCGCTGCGCAAAAGCTGGGAAGCAACCGGGATTCCGTCTTTCAGAACACCCGCTTCCTCGGTGGGAACCTTGATGCGAGCATAGGCCTGAACGTAACGCGCGATTATAACCTCGCCTTGAACATCACCAAGCCATTGACCTCCGATACCGCTGAAACATGGGCCTTGATCGCGGGAAAGTGGGTCAATATCAGCGCGGTAGCCAATGTTATCGGTGATACGGATCGCGTATTGATCCGGTATTCGAGCCAGCAACCCTTGCCGACGGATATCGTGGTGCTGGAAAGATTCAAGGCTCCGGATGCCTATTTCAAAACCAATCTGGACCCGCGAGTGGATTCCCTGGTCTTTTCCTTGTCGCCCGTGATTCCCGGCACCACCAATCCCGTCGTGGCCTATTGCCTTGAAGTTCACACTCTCGGGATCAATGGGGAAATGAGCCAATCCCCGTGCGTGAAGCAGGATCCGACGGTTGCCACGAAACTCCCCATCGTTGGGAAAACCGCATATGCCTATCGGATCGTCTATTACGTGGGCGCCGATACGACAACGGTCTCGCTTCCCCAGCCCTTGGTATACCCGGCCCAATTCGGCTGGAACGTGAATGACGCAATACAGGGCAATCCGGATCTAATCGCATTGGCCCAAGGCCAGTGGCACCTGATCGCCGTACCCGCGGTGGATACGACCTTGAAGGCATTGCTCGATAGCTCACCCCGAACCGCCACGGATACGGTCAGGGATACCACCATGGTTCTTGGCCTTCATCTCGACAAGAACGGCGAGACGAAGTTCGATTCCACCCAGCAATACGATTCCTATCGCATGGGGGCCTCACGCGCCATCCTGCTGGCTTCCAGCCATCCCCTCGCCTTGACCGTAAATCATCTGCCTTCTTCGCCGCGGAAATCGCTCAAGCCGGAAGTCCTGGCCACTAAACAGGGATGGAACCTGATCGGCAATCCCTTTCCCGTAACGCTGGGGAAGAATTGCATCAAGCCCCAGAAGCCCCATCCGGTCCGGTGGTGGCAGCTTATTTACGACGTCAACGTCGCCGGCAAATACAGGTGGGATAGCACCCTTCTCGCGGTTCCGCCCTTACGCGGCTTCGCCTACTATTCCGCCCAAGCCGAATCCTTAACCATCGATCCGAGCGATACGACGCCTCCGGCGCCCGTGGCCCACGCCAAGATCGCCGCCGGATCCGGCCGCCTGCGCATCGGGGTCGAATCGCCCTGGGGCGGTTCCAGCATGGCCCTCGTCCGCGGGGCGGGGGAGTACCCTGTACGTTACCTGCCCATGCCTTCCTCGCCTCTCGAACTCCGCGTCGGGGGGGACGGCGGGTTTTTCCTGAAGCCCGTGGACGATCTCGCTCGCGTCGATGAACCGGTGGAAATCCGCTCCAGCCGCGAGGGCACGGTCCGTTTTATCCTAGGCGAAAGCGGGCAATCCCCAGCCTTCGCCATAATCGACCAGTCCACCGGCGCCATTTACGATCAGTCCTCCGCCGGAGAGGTCCCGGTCAGCCAAGGGAGCCATAACTATCGCCTCTTGGCAGGCGACCCCGCCTTCGTAGGCGAACAGACCCAGGCCTTCCTGGCCTCCACGCCTTCAGCCATCGCGCTTTCCCAGAACTTCCCCAATCCCGCCCGCGGCATCACCCGCATCGCGATCGAGTGGCCGGCTACGCAATCCCGGGATCGGCGCGCGACCCTGGAGGTCCTCGACTTGCAAGGCCGTCGCCTTGCCCTCCGGCGCCTGGACGGGATCCAGGTAGGCCGCCAATTGATCGAGGTGGATGCTTCGGCTTGGAAGCCGGGCATCTATATCTACCGTCTCGCCGTGGTTACGGGAGGCCGGGTCCTACGCCTCCAGAAAAGAATGTTGGTGACTCCATGATCCTGCGCGCCCTGCTTCTGCATTCCATCTGCGCTTCCGCCGCCTTCGCGGCCGGCTGCCTGGAAAACAAGGACTTCTACCAAAATCTCCCTACCACCATCGGTCGCGAGGACCAGGTGGGCAAATTCCCGTTTCCCCTTAATTGCGATACCGTCTTCGTCCGCAAAGGCGTGACGACGGTGGTGTATCCCGGCACCATGCTTTATTTTTCGCACCCGTCCATCAACAGCGTCATCAAGGTGGAAGGGACCCTGATCTTAAAGGGCACGCGCAATTCTTACGTAACCTTGAGCGGCTCCCTCGACAGCAGCCGGAGCGGGGCGGAGCCGGGACAAAAATTATGGGGCGGGATAGAAGTAGCCGAAGGCGGCAGGCTCGCGATGGACTATGCCGGATTCATGCGCGCGCCCACGCCCATCACGGCCTTCTCCTCCCAGGTCAAGATCGTGAACAGTTGGTTCAAAGGCAGTTCGGGCATCATCCTCCCCGACGGCAGCCTGTTCCCGCTGGAATCGTCCTGGCATGCCATCAATGACTTGGACCTGGCCAAAGGCACGATCGACCGTAAAACCTCGGCCCGCCCCGCGGAGGCTCTGAGCGATAACGAGAAGGCCGATTTGATGAAGAAAGATCAGAACAATTGGTCTTGGAAGAAGGCGGGAATCGGGGCGGCCGCCGTGGCGGTCGTGGGCGTGGGAGCGATCTTATTGATGCCCGACAAGAAACCAGAGCCTTCGAAGAAGCCGGTCGTGGATAATAAACCCGCTTCGACCGGAATCGACCCCCTTAGCGCTCTTCCGTCCCAATAGCAGCGGATTTTTCCGGCCTCCGGGTCGAACCTGTTTCGCAATCGGCTTTTTAGTTTCCCGATTCGAACCGCTTCAACTCGTCGCGCAGCCGCGCAGCCTCTTCGTATTGCTCGGCGGCGAGGGCCCGTTTCAACTGATCCTTAAGGCGCTCCACCTTGCCCATCTGCGTTTCCTCCGGCGATTCCTTGGCGCGCGTTCCGGCCGGCGCCAGGGGTTCCGCTGGCGCCTCGCCCTCGCTCTCGCCGCCTTCCTTCACCAGGATGGCCGCGGCCTCGTATACGTCCTTGTGAACGAAGATGGGCACGCGATAGCGCAGGGCCAAGGCAATGGCGTCCGAAGGACGGGCGTCCACGTCCATGTCCTCGATGCCTTCCTTGCGCAAATGGATACGGCCGAAAAAGGTGTTCTCGGTCAGGTGCGTCACCTGAACCTTGACCACTTCCACGTCCAACATCCCCA
Coding sequences:
- a CDS encoding nucleotide sugar dehydrogenase produces the protein MKFEKNILCIGAGYVGGPTMTKIAEKCPSYKVTVVDINKERIDAWNSPNIPIYEPGLDEVVVKARGRNLFFSTETDRGIREADIIFVSVNTPTKTFGQGAGKAADLQYWEKTARQILANSDSNKIIIEKSTLPVRTAEAMERILNANSKGIHFEVLSNPEFLAEGSAMQDLEKPDRVLIGSRETPEGLKARKEVVDIYAHWVPRANILESNVWSAELSKLTANAFLAQRISSINSISALCERTEADVDEVAYAIGTDSRIGPRFLRASVGFGGSCFQKDILNLVYICHSYGLHEVADYWESVVKLNQWQQKRFIQNMLMNMFNTVAGKRIALFGFAFKANTGDTRESPALAITRGLLEERAEVIITDPKAIPHAREDLKDVKSGVTFETDPYKAAEGAHAIAIMTEWKQYQDLDYERILKSMPQPAFLFDGRNILDHRKLFKLGFNVFAIGKSPLKHF
- a CDS encoding Smr/MutS family protein, with the translated sequence MSRKPGKRKDPLDGKGPARLLIEVDEELDLHGLSIAEAMAQVELALARWTPSGGSLRVIHGHSSGASDSIKGALRRKLESVWKSRIAAVRPEPGNPGSTLIRVRNP
- the rfaD gene encoding ADP-glyceromanno-heptose 6-epimerase; the encoded protein is MIIVTGAAGFIGSALAWRLNQVGRTNLLLVDELDKSSKWKNLVPLAYQDYADKLDFLETLRAGSLDDVEVEAVFHMGACSSTTETDAGYLTRNNFEYSKALAEWCLDRPRPIRLVYASSAATYGDGSQGYRDDHVLLASLRPLNPYGHSKHMFDLWNLRHGNLDRVVGLKFFNVFGPNEYHKGDMMSMVAKAYLQIREGAAVRLFKSHRPDYGDGLQLRDFLYVKDAVDAALHFLDPAAPGGIYNVGSGQARTWLDLARALFRELGQEPRVEFVPMPESIRDTYQYRTQAGIAKLRAAGYAAPIRGLEEAVADYVPYLDAGFRVLGWS
- the nth gene encoding endonuclease III; the encoded protein is MTRKEKAQGIMAFLDRLYPNPPIPLYHTNPYTLCIAVLLSAHTTDKSVNAATPALFDLADNPKAMVKLGPEKIRALIQKVGLSNTKSRNVWNLSRILLEKHGGELPRNFEELEELPGVGHKTASVVMCQAFGVPAFPVDTHIHRLAQRWGLSDGRTVEKTEADLKAVFPKEKWTKLHLQIIYYGREYCPARNHDLAKCPLCERFGTALVKKASRVRKKIPTCPVHAR
- a CDS encoding T9SS type A sorting domain-containing protein, whose protein sequence is MPFRISLLAALVCWIGVSARADEKIITGGYDLNTLSSSLSSSNRILNVRIDNYANPGELKITPAANALDTILLHRFSSDSDGVIKVDSTFIDAKGFTGTLILKNLAFRLTKSRAVLIAGFDLNQPNNHLTLDSCTLYADTLDGLFLSWQGDTASRVDIRNSWFVARGSTTNTASIQIATGSVSLSNCLFNFAGTINGSSISKRFDAFSNTANRVQFKLSGNPVGGVDPSYSFAQNLIAFHGTVNTLGGDPYYVLNALGFSDPRSSIQGNRIYSVWKGFDAPSGTKGKAGLTSMDSVYDGKASSELWDWYTDAKDPLTGLLSGNSTLRRYNVLPGRTFVDTLIGADSLRVNFKSADFPRMFRWNMGAAPDLLDSAYRPLAVLPGRLSFGPFQVDSIRDNAIAEFGKPILLDQSSGNLFLPQASTSRYNGTSVFQNRTPQARVYALVDSGNTPRGFAVEPFLPTAEKFEHIRFLRVVEAGETILKTPANENMPDSLRYLKRVFGFGTSANAPGQVTFSSKLNTIVPWSKQSEGAWFWYWRAKDTLIPVTGGVIWGDSLLYGSFNYQNHDSSFFAYLVEKLSVHAGATTKTIPGATLLSGSASGYQLYIDSSVVDPGRFGSPTKGYKFAWTGRGANDSLFLILKSPAPEAQAFAQVPGKADADLLPLTADSLGNFRIPIGPDDSGKVFFAGAKYNVLAATPFSGIVNGVSVGGLYSTTPGMLAYRDLSQSAAQKLGSNRDSVFQNTRFLGGNLDASIGLNVTRDYNLALNITKPLTSDTAETWALIAGKWVNISAVANVIGDTDRVLIRYSSQQPLPTDIVVLERFKAPDAYFKTNLDPRVDSLVFSLSPVIPGTTNPVVAYCLEVHTLGINGEMSQSPCVKQDPTVATKLPIVGKTAYAYRIVYYVGADTTTVSLPQPLVYPAQFGWNVNDAIQGNPDLIALAQGQWHLIAVPAVDTTLKALLDSSPRTATDTVRDTTMVLGLHLDKNGETKFDSTQQYDSYRMGASRAILLASSHPLALTVNHLPSSPRKSLKPEVLATKQGWNLIGNPFPVTLGKNCIKPQKPHPVRWWQLIYDVNVAGKYRWDSTLLAVPPLRGFAYYSAQAESLTIDPSDTTPPAPVAHAKIAAGSGRLRIGVESPWGGSSMALVRGAGEYPVRYLPMPSSPLELRVGGDGGFFLKPVDDLARVDEPVEIRSSREGTVRFILGESGQSPAFAIIDQSTGAIYDQSSAGEVPVSQGSHNYRLLAGDPAFVGEQTQAFLASTPSAIALSQNFPNPARGITRIAIEWPATQSRDRRATLEVLDLQGRRLALRRLDGIQVGRQLIEVDASAWKPGIYIYRLAVVTGGRVLRLQKRMLVTP
- a CDS encoding bifunctional nuclease family protein, which produces MADEMEDDDLPESEGEFEFDEEDFLEAKIENVSVSNLGFIVFLKVPGDARVLPIFIGANEAQSIAIAYNNQTPPRPLTHDLMKNVLGMLDVEVVKVQVTHLTENTFFGRIHLRKEGIEDMDVDARPSDAIALALRYRVPIFVHKDVYEAAAILVKEGGESEGEAPAEPLAPAGTRAKESPEETQMGKVERLKDQLKRALAAEQYEEAARLRDELKRFESGN